A window from Primulina eburnea isolate SZY01 chromosome 2, ASM2296580v1, whole genome shotgun sequence encodes these proteins:
- the LOC140816005 gene encoding uncharacterized protein, with protein sequence MANQGAKKRKEENARHMKNLLRLIIVSNIIYVAVRIGVFYSSFTWKHWAGLILTSLAYVIPYQQLSVMAKPAYTEGGELLDGGFDMSTGGICGYLHDLIYVTCFVQLSSIISEKFWLVYFVIPAFAAYQLFGLVKGFLPHGSEGDEEDEKIRKKREKMEKRASRAKFFKTRTR encoded by the exons ATGGCAAATCAAGGAGCGAAAAAACGTAAAGAAGAAAATGCCCGTCACATGAAGAACCTTCTCCGCCTCATCATCGTCTCCAAT ATAATTTATGTAGCGGTGAGAATTGGAGTCTTCTACTCCAGCTTCACGTGGAAGCATTGGGCGGGATTGATTTTGACTTCCCTTGCTTATGTAATTCCGTATCAGCAGCTCTCTGTAATGGCAAAACCTGCTTACACTGAAGGCGGGGAGCTTCTCGATGGTGGATTTGATATGAGTACTGGAGGGATTTGTGG ATATTTGCACGATTTGATCTATGTTACGTGTTTTGTCCAACTCAGTTCCATAATATCTGAAAAATTTTGGCTGGTATACTTTGTG ATTCCAGCATTCGCAGCATATCAACTATTTGGACTTGTCAAAGGGTTCTTGCCTCATGGTTCAGAG GGAGATGAAGAAGATGAAAAAATTcgaaagaaaagagaaaagatGGAAAAGAGGGCTTCAAGAGCCAAATTTTTCAAGACAAGGACCAGATAA
- the LOC140816013 gene encoding transmembrane 9 superfamily member 12 isoform X2 encodes MELILISRRKLCTAFIYLVLTLQACNGFYLPGSYMHTYSTGEEIYAKVNSLTSIETELPFSYYSLPYCPPLGGVKKSAENLGELLMGDQIDNSPYRFRMNVNETVYLCTTSPLSDHEVKLLKQRTRDMYQVNINLDNLPAMRYTEQNGLKIQWTGFPVGYTPANSDGDYIINHLKFTVLIHEYEGAGVEIIGTGEEGMGVISQSDKKKASGYEIVGFEVVPCSIKNDPEKMSKLHMYDNSTSVSCPKELDKSQIIREQERVSFTYEVAFVKSDIRWPSRWDAYLRMEGSRVHWFSILNSLMVIFFLAGIVFVIFLRTVRRDLTRYEELDKEAQAQMNEELSGWKLVVGDVFREPSHSKLLCVMVGNGVQITGMSLVTLVFAALGFMSPASRGMLLTGMIMLYLFLGIAAGYTSVRMWRTIKGSSEGWRSVSWSVACFFPGIVFVILTALNFILWGSNSTGAIPISLYFTLFALWFCISVPLTLVGGFLGTQAEPIQYPVRTNQIPREIPSRKYPSWLLILGAGTLPFGTLFIELFFILSSIWLGRFYYVFGFLLIVMLLLVTVCAEVSVVLTYMHLCVEDWTWWWKAFYASGSVALYVFLYSINYLVFDLQSLSGTVSAALYVGYSLIMAVAIMLSTGTIGFLTSFYFVHYLFSSVKID; translated from the coding sequence ATGGAATTGATCTTGATTTCAAGAAGAAAATTATGTACTGCTTTCATCTACTTGGTACTCACGTTACAAGCATGTAATGGTTTTTATCTACCCGGAAGTTATATGCATACATACTCAACAGGGGAAGAGATTTATGCCAAAGTGAATTCTTTGACCTCCATTGAAACCGAGCTTCCCTTCAGCTATTACAGTCTTCCTTATTGTCCACCTCTAGGGGGAGTCAAGAAAAGTGCTGAAAATCTTGGAGAACTTCTAATGGGAGATCAAATCGATAATTCTCCATACCGTTTCAGAATGAATGTTAACGAAACTGTGTACCTATGCACTACATCTCCGTTGAGTGACCACGAGGTCAAACTTTTGAAACAGAGGACTCGAGATATGTATCAGGTTAACATCAATCTCGACAATTTGCCTGCTATGAGGTATACAGAGCAAAACGGACTTAAAATCCAATGGACTGGGTTCCCAGTTGGATACACTCCTGCCAACAGTGACGGTGATTACATTATCAATCATCTCAAGTTTACAGTTTTGATTCATGAGTACGAAGGAGCAGGTGTGGAGATTATTGGTACTGGAGAAGAAGGTATGGGTGTAATCTCACAATCTGATAAAAAGAAGGCTTCAGGTTACGAGATTGTTGGTTTTGAGGTTGTTCCTTGCAGCATTAAGAATGACCCCGAGAAGATGTCAAAACTTCACATGTATGATAATAGTACATCTGTAAGCTGTCCAAAGGAGCTTGACAAATCTCAGATTATCAGGGAGCAAGAGCGGGTGTCATTCACCTATGAGGTTGCATTTGTGAAAAGCGACATTAGGTGGCCATCTCGGTGGGATGCATATCTGAGGATGGAAGGATCCCGTGTGCACTGGTTCTCAATTCTGAACTCATTGATGGTGATTTTCTTCTTGGCAGGCATTGTTTTTGTCATCTTCTTGAGAACGGTGAGAAGAGATTTGACAAGGTATGAAGAGTTAGACAAAGAAGCCCAGGCGCAGATGAATGAGGAGCTCTCTGGATGGAAGCTTGTGGTTGGTGATGTCTTCAGAGAACCATCACACTCAAAGTTACTTTGTGTCATGGTTGGAAATGGAGTTCAAATTACCGGGATGTCACTTGTCACTCTCGTGTTTGCCGCCCTTGGTTTCATGTCACCGGCTTCACGAGGTATGCTGTTAACCGGTATGATAATGCTTTATCTTTTCCTTGGAATTGCTGCTGGTTACACAAGTGTACGCATGTGGAGGACCATAAAAGGTTCATCTGAAGGGTGGAGATCAGTGTCTTGGTCAGTAGCATGCTTCTTTCCGGGAATTGTCTTTGTTATCTTGACAGCTTTGAATTTCATCCTTTGGGGAAGTAATAGCACCGGTGCTATTCCCATTTCCTTGTACTTCACACTCTTTGCACTTTGGTTCTGTATCTCGGTACCACTCACTCTTGTTGGAGGATTCTTAGGAACACAAGCTGAGCCGATACAATACCCTGTCCGAACCAATCAAATCCCAAGAGAGATCCCCTCACGCAAATATCCCTCATGGCTACTAATTCTTGGTGCTGGAACTCTTCCATTCGGAACCCTTTTTATCGAACTGTTCTTCATACTCTCCAGCATCTGGCTTGGAAGATTTTATTACGTGTTTggtttcttgctcattgtaatGCTGTTGTTAGTAACCGTTTGTGCTGAAGTTTCTGTTGTCCTAACGTACATGCATCTCTGCGTCGAGGATTGGACGTGGTGGTGGAAAGCGTTCTATGCTTCGGGTTCAGTTGCACTGTATGTGTTCCTCTATTCCATAAACTACCTCGTCTTCGACCTACAGAGTTTGAGTGGGACCGTGTCAGCTGCACTCTATGTTGGATACTCGCTGATAATGGCAGTTGCCATTATGCTTTCTACTGGCACCATCGGTTTTCTCACTTCATTTTACTTTGTCCATTACCTATTCTCGTCAGTAAAGATTGATTGA
- the LOC140816013 gene encoding transmembrane 9 superfamily member 12 isoform X1 encodes MSCKNRTYTSQTSDPRDLAAHLLVITRQYLLTKSLDFPIQKSKSLSFSINLNCAQSSSDLHLLGFSKLQDIFFAFLLLKMELILISRRKLCTAFIYLVLTLQACNGFYLPGSYMHTYSTGEEIYAKVNSLTSIETELPFSYYSLPYCPPLGGVKKSAENLGELLMGDQIDNSPYRFRMNVNETVYLCTTSPLSDHEVKLLKQRTRDMYQVNINLDNLPAMRYTEQNGLKIQWTGFPVGYTPANSDGDYIINHLKFTVLIHEYEGAGVEIIGTGEEGMGVISQSDKKKASGYEIVGFEVVPCSIKNDPEKMSKLHMYDNSTSVSCPKELDKSQIIREQERVSFTYEVAFVKSDIRWPSRWDAYLRMEGSRVHWFSILNSLMVIFFLAGIVFVIFLRTVRRDLTRYEELDKEAQAQMNEELSGWKLVVGDVFREPSHSKLLCVMVGNGVQITGMSLVTLVFAALGFMSPASRGMLLTGMIMLYLFLGIAAGYTSVRMWRTIKGSSEGWRSVSWSVACFFPGIVFVILTALNFILWGSNSTGAIPISLYFTLFALWFCISVPLTLVGGFLGTQAEPIQYPVRTNQIPREIPSRKYPSWLLILGAGTLPFGTLFIELFFILSSIWLGRFYYVFGFLLIVMLLLVTVCAEVSVVLTYMHLCVEDWTWWWKAFYASGSVALYVFLYSINYLVFDLQSLSGTVSAALYVGYSLIMAVAIMLSTGTIGFLTSFYFVHYLFSSVKID; translated from the coding sequence CTGGGATTCAGCAAGTTGCAGGACATTTTCTTTGCTTTCCTTCTGCTGAAAATGGAATTGATCTTGATTTCAAGAAGAAAATTATGTACTGCTTTCATCTACTTGGTACTCACGTTACAAGCATGTAATGGTTTTTATCTACCCGGAAGTTATATGCATACATACTCAACAGGGGAAGAGATTTATGCCAAAGTGAATTCTTTGACCTCCATTGAAACCGAGCTTCCCTTCAGCTATTACAGTCTTCCTTATTGTCCACCTCTAGGGGGAGTCAAGAAAAGTGCTGAAAATCTTGGAGAACTTCTAATGGGAGATCAAATCGATAATTCTCCATACCGTTTCAGAATGAATGTTAACGAAACTGTGTACCTATGCACTACATCTCCGTTGAGTGACCACGAGGTCAAACTTTTGAAACAGAGGACTCGAGATATGTATCAGGTTAACATCAATCTCGACAATTTGCCTGCTATGAGGTATACAGAGCAAAACGGACTTAAAATCCAATGGACTGGGTTCCCAGTTGGATACACTCCTGCCAACAGTGACGGTGATTACATTATCAATCATCTCAAGTTTACAGTTTTGATTCATGAGTACGAAGGAGCAGGTGTGGAGATTATTGGTACTGGAGAAGAAGGTATGGGTGTAATCTCACAATCTGATAAAAAGAAGGCTTCAGGTTACGAGATTGTTGGTTTTGAGGTTGTTCCTTGCAGCATTAAGAATGACCCCGAGAAGATGTCAAAACTTCACATGTATGATAATAGTACATCTGTAAGCTGTCCAAAGGAGCTTGACAAATCTCAGATTATCAGGGAGCAAGAGCGGGTGTCATTCACCTATGAGGTTGCATTTGTGAAAAGCGACATTAGGTGGCCATCTCGGTGGGATGCATATCTGAGGATGGAAGGATCCCGTGTGCACTGGTTCTCAATTCTGAACTCATTGATGGTGATTTTCTTCTTGGCAGGCATTGTTTTTGTCATCTTCTTGAGAACGGTGAGAAGAGATTTGACAAGGTATGAAGAGTTAGACAAAGAAGCCCAGGCGCAGATGAATGAGGAGCTCTCTGGATGGAAGCTTGTGGTTGGTGATGTCTTCAGAGAACCATCACACTCAAAGTTACTTTGTGTCATGGTTGGAAATGGAGTTCAAATTACCGGGATGTCACTTGTCACTCTCGTGTTTGCCGCCCTTGGTTTCATGTCACCGGCTTCACGAGGTATGCTGTTAACCGGTATGATAATGCTTTATCTTTTCCTTGGAATTGCTGCTGGTTACACAAGTGTACGCATGTGGAGGACCATAAAAGGTTCATCTGAAGGGTGGAGATCAGTGTCTTGGTCAGTAGCATGCTTCTTTCCGGGAATTGTCTTTGTTATCTTGACAGCTTTGAATTTCATCCTTTGGGGAAGTAATAGCACCGGTGCTATTCCCATTTCCTTGTACTTCACACTCTTTGCACTTTGGTTCTGTATCTCGGTACCACTCACTCTTGTTGGAGGATTCTTAGGAACACAAGCTGAGCCGATACAATACCCTGTCCGAACCAATCAAATCCCAAGAGAGATCCCCTCACGCAAATATCCCTCATGGCTACTAATTCTTGGTGCTGGAACTCTTCCATTCGGAACCCTTTTTATCGAACTGTTCTTCATACTCTCCAGCATCTGGCTTGGAAGATTTTATTACGTGTTTggtttcttgctcattgtaatGCTGTTGTTAGTAACCGTTTGTGCTGAAGTTTCTGTTGTCCTAACGTACATGCATCTCTGCGTCGAGGATTGGACGTGGTGGTGGAAAGCGTTCTATGCTTCGGGTTCAGTTGCACTGTATGTGTTCCTCTATTCCATAAACTACCTCGTCTTCGACCTACAGAGTTTGAGTGGGACCGTGTCAGCTGCACTCTATGTTGGATACTCGCTGATAATGGCAGTTGCCATTATGCTTTCTACTGGCACCATCGGTTTTCTCACTTCATTTTACTTTGTCCATTACCTATTCTCGTCAGTAAAGATTGATTGA